A part of Acidimicrobiales bacterium genomic DNA contains:
- the rplC gene encoding 50S ribosomal protein L3: MASKAIVGEKVGMTQIWDERNRAVPVTLVKVAPMRVVQIKTPESDGYAAIQVTYGLRRAKTLNKPQAGHFASAGVEPGRRLVELRVEDSSAYTVGQELDAGLLAAGEKVDVTAVSKGKGFAGAMARHNFKGQGASHGNHKKHRSPGAIGACATPARVFKGTKMAGQLGAERVTTLNLEVVQADAERELVMVRGAVPGPRGGLVLIREAVKGGRATEQAGQAS; encoded by the coding sequence ATGGCAAGCAAGGCGATCGTCGGCGAGAAGGTCGGCATGACCCAGATCTGGGACGAGCGCAACCGTGCCGTGCCGGTGACCCTGGTCAAGGTCGCCCCGATGCGCGTGGTGCAGATCAAGACGCCCGAGAGCGACGGGTACGCCGCCATCCAGGTCACCTACGGGCTGCGACGGGCCAAGACCCTCAACAAGCCCCAGGCGGGGCATTTCGCCAGCGCCGGCGTGGAGCCCGGCCGCAGGCTGGTCGAGCTTCGCGTCGAGGACTCGAGCGCCTACACGGTCGGCCAGGAGCTCGACGCCGGCCTCCTCGCCGCCGGTGAAAAGGTCGACGTCACCGCGGTCAGCAAGGGCAAGGGATTCGCCGGAGCCATGGCCCGTCACAATTTCAAGGGCCAGGGGGCGTCGCACGGCAACCACAAGAAGCACCGGTCGCCGGGAGCGATCGGCGCCTGCGCCACGCCGGCCCGGGTGTTCAAGGGGACCAAGATGGCTGGCCAGCTGGGGGCCGAGCGGGTCACGACGCTCAACCTCGAGGTCGTCCAGGCCGATGCCGAGCGGGAGCTGGTGATGGTGCGGGGAGCCGTGCCTGGCCCCCGCGGCGGTCTGGTGCTGATCCGCGAGGCGGTGAAGGGCGGCCGGGCGACGGAGCAGGCGGGCCAGGCGTCATGA